In the genome of Aureimonas sp. OT7, one region contains:
- a CDS encoding RimK family alpha-L-glutamate ligase has product MRIVLLSAAPDRHARQLEKAFSALGCDCRRFETAQIGFDTGAAHGVVMPWLGEALPDAVCLRTMAGGSFEAITRRLAILHALSALGVVVSNDARTVERCTDKSMTSFLLARAGLPSPRSHAVETRDQALAILAAAPGPLVLKPLFGAQGKGIRLVETPDDLPEPADVGGVYYLQEFIGHRRAGAWCDYRVLVSRGVAVGAMMRRSPASWITNVAQGAEAVGIAPDPELERLAVAAADAVGAQFCGVDLIRDADGAAQVIEVNSMPAWTGMEQATGIDVAAIRARDLVAALRAEDRRRIRSVR; this is encoded by the coding sequence ATGCGCATCGTGCTTCTGTCCGCCGCGCCCGACCGACATGCGCGGCAGTTGGAAAAGGCATTCTCGGCGCTCGGCTGCGACTGCCGCCGCTTCGAAACGGCGCAGATCGGCTTCGACACCGGCGCTGCCCACGGCGTCGTCATGCCGTGGCTGGGCGAGGCGTTGCCCGACGCCGTCTGCCTGCGCACCATGGCCGGCGGCAGCTTCGAGGCGATCACCCGTCGTCTCGCCATCCTGCATGCCCTTTCGGCGCTCGGCGTCGTGGTGTCCAACGACGCGCGGACGGTGGAGCGCTGTACCGACAAATCGATGACGAGCTTCCTGCTGGCGCGGGCCGGGCTGCCCTCCCCGCGCAGCCATGCGGTGGAGACGCGCGATCAGGCGCTGGCCATCCTGGCCGCGGCACCGGGGCCCCTGGTGCTGAAGCCGCTGTTCGGCGCACAGGGAAAGGGCATCCGGCTGGTGGAAACGCCGGACGACCTGCCAGAGCCCGCCGATGTCGGCGGCGTGTACTATCTCCAGGAGTTTATCGGCCATCGGCGTGCAGGGGCATGGTGCGACTATCGCGTCCTGGTATCGCGGGGGGTGGCGGTAGGCGCCATGATGCGTCGCTCGCCGGCCAGTTGGATCACCAATGTCGCCCAGGGCGCGGAGGCCGTCGGCATCGCGCCGGATCCCGAGCTGGAGCGGCTTGCCGTCGCTGCGGCGGACGCGGTGGGAGCGCAGTTCTGCGGCGTCGACCTGATACGGGACGCCGATGGCGCGGCGCAGGTGATCGAAGTCAATTCCATGCCGGCCTGGACCGGGATGGAACAGGCAACCGGCATCGACGTCGCCGCCATCCGCGCCCGCGACCTCGTCGCCGCGCTTCGCGCAGAAGACCGGCGTCGCATCCGGAGCGTGCGGTGA
- the fae gene encoding formaldehyde-activating enzyme yields MAKINKVLVGESLVGEGNEVAHIDLIMGPRGSAAESAFCNALTNNKDGFTSLLAVIAPNLVTKPNTVMFNKVTIKGAKQAVQMFGPAQTAVARAVADAVEKGIIPQDEADDIFICVGVFIHWEAEDDAKIRDYNYRATLESIERAVNGKPTAAEVVAQKGAAHHPFAGAGA; encoded by the coding sequence ATGGCGAAGATCAATAAGGTTCTGGTCGGCGAGTCGCTTGTCGGCGAGGGCAACGAAGTCGCGCATATCGACCTCATCATGGGGCCGCGCGGCTCGGCCGCCGAAAGCGCCTTCTGCAACGCGCTGACCAACAACAAGGACGGCTTCACCTCGCTGCTCGCCGTCATCGCGCCCAATCTCGTGACCAAGCCCAACACGGTCATGTTCAACAAGGTGACGATCAAGGGCGCCAAGCAGGCCGTGCAGATGTTCGGTCCGGCGCAGACCGCCGTGGCGCGCGCCGTTGCCGACGCCGTCGAAAAGGGGATCATCCCGCAGGACGAGGCCGACGACATCTTCATCTGCGTCGGCGTCTTCATCCACTGGGAAGCCGAGGACGACGCCAAGATCCGGGATTACAACTATCGCGCCACGCTGGAATCCATCGAGCGCGCCGTCAACGGCAAGCCGACGGCCGCCGAAGTGGTGGCGCAGAAGGGCGCCGCGCACCACCCCTTCGCCGGAGCGGGCGCCTAG
- a CDS encoding ATP-grasp domain-containing protein encodes MATACLLVAAFSARQIARSAVAAGYDVLAVDFFNDRDLAPLCLASECLPGDYPDGFSGPALMAALTRLAEGRRPFGFVYGAGFEDRPDLLSEIARFWPVLGNDAATVRRIKDPILFAGACAAAGVPHPETRMTPPADRRGWLAKRQGGAGGGHVVPAESLVDPAGHYFQRIVPGERLSLGFVAHGSHIASLGITRQWCDPVASAPYRYGGAVGPLDLGVETQLAEAVEGVLGRIPLIGIGSADFVVDGSVATLLELNPRPGATLDVHDTPDDPLLVHHLAAVQGLGSRWRPKRPGIRASGLAWASEAGIVDRAFAWPGWAADLPADGAQVAAGEPLCTVCVEDGAHDGGEADARRLFDSRRAHLLSSLRRDAA; translated from the coding sequence GGCCCCCTTGTGCCTTGCCAGCGAATGCCTCCCGGGCGACTATCCGGACGGCTTTTCAGGCCCGGCGCTGATGGCTGCGCTGACGCGTTTGGCCGAAGGGCGGCGCCCCTTCGGCTTCGTCTACGGCGCCGGATTCGAGGATCGGCCCGACCTTCTCAGCGAGATCGCGCGGTTCTGGCCGGTACTGGGCAACGATGCCGCGACCGTGCGCCGCATCAAGGACCCCATCCTGTTTGCCGGAGCCTGCGCGGCGGCCGGCGTGCCGCACCCGGAAACGCGCATGACACCGCCGGCCGACAGGCGTGGCTGGCTGGCCAAGCGGCAAGGCGGCGCCGGCGGCGGGCATGTCGTGCCCGCCGAAAGCCTGGTGGACCCGGCCGGCCATTACTTCCAGCGCATCGTTCCGGGCGAGCGCCTGTCGCTGGGCTTCGTCGCGCACGGCAGCCATATCGCCAGCCTCGGCATCACGCGCCAATGGTGCGATCCGGTGGCGTCTGCCCCCTACCGGTATGGCGGGGCCGTCGGGCCGCTGGACCTCGGCGTCGAGACGCAGCTCGCCGAGGCCGTCGAAGGCGTGCTCGGCCGGATTCCGCTGATCGGCATCGGCAGCGCCGATTTCGTGGTCGACGGCTCGGTAGCGACCCTACTGGAACTCAACCCGCGCCCCGGGGCCACGCTGGATGTCCACGATACCCCGGACGATCCGCTGCTGGTCCATCACCTTGCAGCCGTGCAGGGCCTGGGCAGCCGGTGGCGGCCGAAGCGGCCGGGCATCCGGGCCAGCGGCCTGGCCTGGGCCAGCGAAGCCGGCATCGTGGACAGGGCCTTCGCGTGGCCCGGCTGGGCGGCCGACCTGCCTGCCGACGGTGCGCAGGTCGCCGCCGGGGAACCGCTATGCACCGTCTGCGTGGAAGACGGGGCCCACGACGGAGGGGAGGCAGATGCCCGCCGGCTTTTCGACAGCCGGCGCGCCCATCTTCTCTCCAGTCTCAGAAGGGATGCCGCATGA
- a CDS encoding triphosphoribosyl-dephospho-CoA synthase produces MKSADEIAALFIMACRAELEALKPGNVHRFEAGHGMTVEDFETSADISAPFLCARGAGVGARVLRAVSATRKAVGQNTNLGILLLCAPLAKAAERTEGPLRTQLQTVLADMSPQDAEDTFRAIALAAPGGLGTAPEADVRQQPHIGLRAAMRLAADRDLIARQYANGFADIFDIGVPLAAGRPMERAAQDVFLAFATAAPDSHVARKFGHATATDLMYRFRALAGAPQEALATFDRVLKAEGLNPGTSADMTVASLFAAALDEKASTPCGTRPWSHGKD; encoded by the coding sequence GTGAAAAGCGCGGACGAGATCGCGGCCCTGTTCATAATGGCATGCCGCGCCGAACTGGAAGCGCTGAAGCCGGGCAACGTGCATCGCTTCGAAGCCGGCCACGGCATGACGGTCGAGGATTTCGAGACGAGCGCCGATATATCGGCGCCGTTTCTCTGCGCTCGGGGCGCCGGCGTCGGCGCGCGTGTCCTTCGGGCGGTCTCGGCCACGCGCAAGGCTGTGGGCCAGAACACCAATCTCGGCATCCTGCTGCTCTGCGCCCCACTGGCGAAGGCGGCCGAGCGGACGGAAGGGCCGCTGCGCACGCAACTTCAAACGGTGCTTGCCGATATGAGCCCGCAGGATGCCGAAGACACGTTCCGCGCCATCGCGCTGGCCGCTCCCGGCGGGCTCGGCACGGCGCCCGAGGCGGACGTCCGCCAACAGCCGCACATCGGCCTGCGCGCGGCGATGCGCCTTGCCGCCGACCGTGACCTCATCGCGCGCCAATATGCGAACGGCTTTGCGGACATCTTCGATATCGGCGTTCCGCTCGCGGCGGGCCGCCCCATGGAAAGGGCGGCACAGGACGTCTTCCTGGCCTTCGCCACGGCGGCACCCGACAGCCATGTCGCCCGCAAGTTCGGCCATGCAACGGCGACCGACCTGATGTATCGCTTTCGCGCCCTGGCCGGCGCCCCGCAGGAGGCGTTGGCGACCTTCGATCGCGTGCTGAAGGCCGAGGGGTTGAACCCCGGCACCAGCGCGGACATGACGGTTGCGTCGCTGTTTGCCGCCGCGCTGGACGAAAAAGCGTCGACGCCATGCGGAACACGGCCTTGGAGCCATGGAAAGGATTGA
- a CDS encoding hydantoinase/oxoprolinase family protein, which yields MTGMERRLGWDVGGAHLKAALFENGRLVGVWQEPSPLWRGLEHLDSALDRILAATGAVQRHHLTMTGELADIFQDRASGVRLLCQRLAARLGEELLVHAGPRGLLSAADAARHPGLVGSANWHASAAFVAHTVETALFLDMGSTTTDIVPIAGRAVRNAGYTDSERLACGELVYQGFTRTSLMAVARAVPFQGRMAPLMAEHFATMADAARLAGHLDEEDDQMPTADGRDKTPAHSRARLARMLGADAADGSDEDWRGVAQALTEAQLRLVHDALSLVLSRGDLAPDAPLVIAGTGRPLLRRLAQRLDRGVIEFADLADCRPGLREAASRAAPAVALACGGRQA from the coding sequence ATGACCGGCATGGAACGGCGGCTCGGCTGGGATGTGGGCGGGGCCCATCTGAAGGCCGCGCTCTTCGAAAACGGGCGGCTCGTCGGCGTCTGGCAGGAGCCCTCCCCGTTGTGGCGGGGGCTGGAACACCTCGATTCGGCACTCGACCGCATCCTTGCCGCGACAGGCGCCGTCCAGCGCCACCACCTGACGATGACGGGCGAATTGGCCGACATCTTTCAGGACAGGGCCAGCGGGGTGCGGCTCCTGTGCCAGCGGCTGGCCGCCCGGCTGGGCGAAGAACTGCTCGTTCATGCCGGCCCGCGCGGGTTGCTGTCGGCGGCCGACGCCGCCCGGCACCCGGGGCTGGTGGGCTCGGCCAACTGGCATGCCAGCGCCGCCTTCGTTGCCCATACGGTCGAAACCGCGCTTTTCCTGGACATGGGGTCGACGACCACGGATATCGTTCCAATCGCCGGCCGGGCGGTACGCAATGCCGGCTACACGGACAGCGAGCGGCTGGCCTGCGGAGAACTCGTCTACCAGGGCTTCACGCGCACCAGCCTGATGGCGGTGGCGCGCGCGGTTCCCTTCCAGGGCCGGATGGCGCCGCTGATGGCCGAGCATTTCGCAACCATGGCGGATGCGGCGCGGTTGGCCGGCCATCTGGACGAGGAGGACGACCAGATGCCCACGGCCGACGGCCGGGACAAGACGCCGGCCCATTCGCGGGCCCGTCTGGCCCGCATGCTGGGCGCGGATGCGGCCGACGGCAGCGACGAGGACTGGCGCGGCGTTGCACAGGCCCTCACGGAAGCACAGTTGCGGCTCGTCCACGACGCCCTGTCGCTTGTCCTGTCGCGGGGGGATCTGGCGCCGGACGCCCCGCTGGTCATCGCCGGTACGGGCCGTCCGCTGTTGCGCCGGCTTGCGCAGCGCCTGGACCGGGGCGTCATAGAGTTTGCCGATCTGGCGGACTGCCGGCCCGGCCTGCGCGAGGCGGCCAGCCGTGCCGCACCGGCCGTTGCCCTTGCCTGCGGGGGCCGGCAAGCCTGA
- a CDS encoding solute carrier family 23 protein encodes MSDKGGYFPRWTLKTEGRILPDERLPAGQTVVLGLQHVVAMFGSTVLAPILMGFDPNVSILFSGISTLIFFIAVGGRVPSYLGSSFAFIGPVLVATGAMAGAPNPNIALALGGIIVAGAIYALIGLVVMAAGHRWIERLMPPVLTGAIVAAIGLVLAPIAIASASGISPASPDGDQLSRWVAIATVAAVGLVAVYAPGMARRLPILIGGAAAYILYLVLANGMGLGAPVDFSGVAAAAWFGLPRFTAPVFSASAVTLIAPVVIILVAENLGHIKAIGAMTGRNLDPYLGRAFIGDGIATMVSGSFGGTGMTTYAENMGVMAVTRIFSTLLFLVAAAIAVLLGFSPKFGALIQTIPGPVLGGLSVVVFGLIAATAGRIWVENKVDFADPRNLITVGVALVLGAGNFKLDVAGFTLDGIGTATIGAIVLYHALGWGRAPRGE; translated from the coding sequence ATGAGCGATAAAGGCGGTTACTTCCCGCGCTGGACGTTGAAGACCGAAGGGCGGATCCTGCCCGACGAGCGACTGCCGGCCGGCCAGACGGTCGTGCTGGGGCTCCAGCACGTCGTGGCCATGTTCGGCTCCACCGTCCTTGCGCCGATCCTCATGGGTTTCGACCCCAATGTGTCGATCCTGTTTTCCGGCATCTCCACGCTGATCTTCTTCATCGCCGTCGGCGGGCGCGTGCCGAGCTATCTGGGCTCCTCCTTCGCCTTCATCGGACCGGTCCTCGTGGCCACCGGCGCGATGGCCGGCGCACCCAACCCCAATATCGCCCTGGCGCTGGGCGGCATCATCGTCGCCGGCGCGATCTACGCGCTAATCGGCCTTGTCGTGATGGCGGCAGGACATCGCTGGATCGAGCGCCTGATGCCTCCGGTGCTGACGGGCGCGATCGTGGCCGCCATCGGCCTCGTGCTCGCACCCATCGCCATCGCAAGCGCATCGGGCATATCGCCGGCCAGCCCGGATGGCGACCAGCTGTCGCGCTGGGTGGCCATCGCCACGGTTGCCGCCGTCGGGCTTGTGGCCGTGTATGCGCCCGGCATGGCGCGGCGGCTGCCGATCCTGATCGGCGGGGCAGCCGCGTATATCCTCTATCTCGTCCTTGCCAATGGCATGGGCCTCGGCGCGCCGGTGGATTTTTCCGGCGTCGCGGCGGCGGCGTGGTTCGGGCTGCCGCGCTTTACGGCACCCGTCTTCTCGGCGTCGGCCGTCACGCTCATTGCCCCGGTCGTCATCATTCTGGTGGCCGAGAACCTCGGACACATCAAGGCCATCGGCGCGATGACCGGCCGCAACCTCGATCCCTATCTCGGCCGCGCCTTCATCGGCGACGGCATCGCGACGATGGTGTCGGGTTCGTTCGGCGGAACCGGCATGACGACCTATGCCGAGAACATGGGCGTCATGGCCGTCACGCGCATCTTCTCGACGCTCCTGTTCCTGGTGGCCGCTGCCATCGCCGTCCTGCTCGGCTTCTCGCCGAAATTCGGCGCGCTCATCCAGACCATCCCCGGGCCGGTGCTTGGCGGATTGTCCGTCGTCGTCTTCGGCCTCATCGCCGCGACGGCCGGCCGCATCTGGGTGGAGAACAAGGTGGACTTCGCCGATCCGCGCAACCTGATCACGGTGGGGGTGGCGCTCGTTCTGGGCGCCGGCAATTTCAAGCTGGATGTCGCCGGCTTTACGCTGGACGGCATCGGCACCGCCACCATCGGCGCCATCGTCCTCTACCATGCGCTGGGATGGGGCCGCGCGCCGCGCGGCGAATGA
- the mch gene encoding methenyltetrahydromethanopterin cyclohydrolase — translation MTSDHVSVNRGALPLVDRLKRHAAALRVAVSQGAAGETLIDAGARTQGSIEAGRVIAEICLGGLGTVRLDTGTGLPNHPFGVTVATSRPVLACLASQYAGWQLTHGTGKEGYFAMGSGPARALARREPLFKDIDYRDDSDAATLVLETSSAPPEALVRRLCEDCGVEPANLTLIYAPTQSLAGTVQIVGRVVEVALHKAHEMGFALADIVEGIGTAPLPPPHPDFITAMGRTNDAVIYGGRIRLHVKGPAAEARRLAQDLPSSMCKDYGEPFAEIFRRFNGDFYKIDPTLFSPAEVTVVALETGETFRSGGLDERLVDKSFG, via the coding sequence ATGACGAGCGACCATGTTTCCGTCAACCGGGGGGCGCTGCCGCTCGTCGACAGGCTGAAGCGGCACGCCGCCGCGCTGCGCGTTGCGGTCTCGCAAGGCGCAGCCGGCGAAACCCTCATCGATGCCGGGGCCCGGACGCAGGGCAGCATCGAGGCGGGCCGGGTCATCGCGGAAATTTGCCTGGGCGGCCTCGGCACCGTGCGGCTCGATACCGGCACGGGGCTGCCCAACCACCCCTTCGGCGTCACCGTGGCCACCTCGCGGCCCGTACTCGCCTGCCTTGCCAGCCAATATGCCGGCTGGCAACTGACGCATGGCACGGGTAAGGAGGGCTATTTCGCCATGGGCTCCGGCCCGGCCCGCGCATTGGCCCGCCGCGAACCCCTGTTCAAGGATATCGACTACCGGGACGACAGCGATGCCGCGACATTGGTGCTGGAGACGTCGAGTGCACCGCCGGAGGCCCTGGTGCGCCGCCTGTGCGAGGATTGCGGCGTTGAGCCGGCAAACCTGACACTGATCTATGCCCCGACGCAAAGCCTTGCCGGGACGGTGCAGATCGTGGGGCGGGTGGTCGAAGTGGCGCTGCACAAGGCCCATGAGATGGGGTTCGCCCTTGCCGACATCGTCGAAGGCATCGGCACCGCCCCGCTGCCGCCGCCCCACCCCGACTTCATCACCGCCATGGGGCGCACCAACGATGCCGTCATCTATGGCGGGCGTATCCGTCTGCATGTCAAAGGGCCGGCTGCCGAGGCGCGACGCCTGGCACAAGACCTGCCCAGCAGCATGTGCAAGGATTACGGAGAACCTTTCGCGGAGATATTCCGCCGCTTCAACGGCGATTTCTACAAGATCGATCCGACGCTCTTCTCGCCTGCGGAGGTGACGGTCGTGGCGCTCGAAACCGGCGAAACCTTCCGGTCCGGCGGGCTCGACGAACGGCTCGTCGACAAATCCTTCGGTTGA
- a CDS encoding HisA/HisF-related TIM barrel protein — protein MRIVPVLDLMGGVVVHGRGGRREAYAPIRTPLGCADDAPDLAAGLVRAAGADTLYVADLDAIMGGALQRDLLARIGMRVPGVDIWVDGGFGAPGHAARLPDGMRPVFGTESLAPAAVELPSEAVLSLDFSAVGFLGGPSWLTACRSWPTRVICMTMAAVGSGAGPQIDTIRAVLDRAEGRDVYAAGGVRHADDLETLARQGCAGALVATALHDGRIGALY, from the coding sequence ATGCGGATCGTTCCGGTTCTGGACCTGATGGGCGGCGTCGTCGTGCATGGGCGCGGCGGGCGGCGCGAAGCCTATGCGCCGATCCGCACGCCGCTCGGCTGCGCCGACGATGCGCCCGACCTCGCCGCCGGGCTGGTGCGCGCAGCCGGTGCGGACACGCTCTACGTCGCCGACCTCGATGCGATCATGGGCGGCGCGTTGCAGCGGGATCTTCTGGCGCGCATCGGCATGCGCGTGCCGGGCGTGGACATCTGGGTGGATGGTGGCTTCGGCGCGCCCGGGCACGCGGCCCGGCTGCCGGACGGCATGCGCCCGGTCTTCGGCACGGAAAGCTTGGCCCCGGCCGCGGTGGAACTGCCATCGGAGGCGGTGCTGTCGCTGGATTTCTCCGCCGTGGGTTTCCTTGGAGGGCCCTCCTGGCTGACCGCCTGCCGCTCCTGGCCGACGCGCGTCATCTGCATGACGATGGCCGCGGTGGGCAGCGGCGCGGGACCGCAGATCGACACCATACGGGCGGTCCTGGACCGTGCGGAGGGACGGGACGTATATGCCGCCGGCGGCGTCCGCCATGCCGACGATCTCGAGACGCTGGCAAGGCAGGGATGCGCCGGGGCCCTGGTGGCCACGGCGCTTCACGATGGGCGGATCGGCGCCCTCTACTGA